From one Burkholderia pyrrocinia genomic stretch:
- a CDS encoding sulfate/molybdate ABC transporter ATP-binding protein yields the protein MSLVVDIRKTYANAERRFTLDVSFTAATQRVVLFGPSGAGKSMTLQAIAGLLSPDEGTIALNGEPLFDAARRIDVPTRERRVAYLFQDYALFPHLNVRQNIAFGLTSGLRNPRAKTVPPEVAYWLHAFDLEGLAGQYPAQLSGGQKQRVALARALVAQPRILLLDEPFAALDGAMRQRMRHELAELQARLDIPMVLISHDPDDVAAFGDQVVQLSEGRVQAPPPHAELPTRVT from the coding sequence ATGAGCCTCGTCGTCGACATCCGCAAGACCTACGCGAACGCCGAGCGCCGCTTCACGCTCGACGTGTCGTTCACGGCAGCGACGCAACGCGTCGTGCTGTTCGGGCCGTCCGGCGCGGGCAAGAGCATGACGCTGCAGGCGATCGCCGGCCTGCTGTCGCCCGACGAAGGCACGATCGCGCTGAACGGCGAGCCGCTGTTCGACGCCGCGCGCCGCATCGACGTGCCGACCCGTGAACGCCGCGTCGCGTACCTGTTCCAGGACTACGCGCTGTTTCCGCATCTGAACGTGCGCCAGAACATCGCGTTCGGGCTCACGTCGGGGCTGCGCAACCCGCGCGCGAAGACGGTGCCGCCCGAAGTCGCGTACTGGCTGCACGCGTTCGACCTCGAAGGGCTCGCCGGGCAGTATCCGGCGCAACTGTCGGGCGGGCAGAAGCAGCGCGTCGCGCTCGCTCGTGCGCTGGTTGCGCAACCGCGAATCCTGCTGCTCGACGAACCGTTCGCGGCGCTCGACGGCGCCATGCGCCAGCGCATGCGCCACGAGCTCGCCGAACTGCAGGCACGGCTCGACATCCCGATGGTGCTGATCTCGCACGACCCCGACGACGTCGCCGCGTTCGGCGACCAGGTCGTGCAATTGAGCGAAGGACGCGTGCAGGCGCCCCCGCCGCACGCCGAGTTGCCGACGCGCGTCACGTGA